Within Triticum dicoccoides isolate Atlit2015 ecotype Zavitan chromosome 1B, WEW_v2.0, whole genome shotgun sequence, the genomic segment GAAAAGAATCTTTTAGTATTCAGAAAGATGTCTCACCGGGATGAGCAAGTAAACCAGAGTATTTGGCAGGTAAAGAATGCCATTTCTGAAATATGTTATCAAGCACATTTCAGTGTCATATTTTTCGTCCAAGTTGATTTGTAATTCAAAACATGCAGCTCCATATGTTGATTAATTCCTTCATAAAGTGCCCACTCACAACAACATAACAGAATGCATGTATGCTTTGACTAACAATCCATCCAACATTTTTTGCAAGCCAAAATTTCGACAAGGTTCGCCAACTACCACTTCACTGGACAGGGAAAACAGCTCACCTGACATGATGCAAAAGCTAGCTCCTGAAAGAGAGATGTGCCATCAACTGAATAAAGCGACATTTGAGTTCTTTGCAACCACCCTAGTGTTGTCCAGAAACGATGCAAGGACCTGTGAGCATGCAGCAGATCTTAGCAACCATCTGCGGACACAAGTTTCACTGAATGGACTTGAGCACTTGGATCAACACATACACATACAAGTTGGAAGCCAGAAGACGGTAACCAACATGGTTAGTTTGGTATTATTAATCTCATTTACAGAGAGACTGCACAGCCCTCGCACATGGAGTGCCAATCTTTGTCCCAATCTGAAGCCCCCTAGTCTAGAAGGAAGAAAGGGGAAGATTGAGAATGGGGGAAAATTGGTAGgagaaagtaaaaataaataaatagaaaaccCATTTAGCTGGCCCCACCAAGACACATGTGGCTTGACTAATGGCATCTGTGCTGTGACCCCTGCACTGCACCTGAGCCAGACCCCCTAACCAACGTACGGCACCTGAGCCGGACCCTCCTCTCACTTCATTATAGCGGGACCTGCACGTACTATACTACCTACCTTGCTAGTTCATAGATCGATCCAGATCTGCTCCAAATCAGGCAATCAGTACCTTTAACAAACGAACAAGTGAGAAAGCTAGGAAGAAAATGTCCTTCCACGTCCTGCCGTTGCTACTGCTGCTGCATCTAGTTGCCCGTCTCCCGGCGTCGACGCGGGCGCCGGCGGTGGTTACCCACCTGCCAGGATTCGATGGCCCTCTGCCCTTCCACCTCGAAACAGGGTAAGCTAGCTACCCCAAAGGCCACAGCTAAACTTTGGTGAATTCCTGGTCCGACTCCGACCTTGAAATCTCATGGCCGGTGTGATGATCCAGGTACGTGGGCGTGgaggaggagaccgggacggagctCTTCTACTACTTCGTGGAGTCCGAGAGGAGCCCCGGCACCGACCCCGTCATCCTGTGGCTCACCGGCGGCCCCCGCTGCTCGGGCTTCTGCGGCATGGTCTTCCAAGTCGGTACGTCTCACTCCCTCGGTCAAACAGTTTGTCAGCTCCGGCGACATGGATGCATAGTTTAAAAAACTGGACCCATAAAAATCGAAACCGGCGATCTCACCGCGCGGCTTTTAAGCTAAAAAGACCAACCTGCAATTGGACTGGTAAAAACCCGTGTAAATCGGCCGTTTTTTTTGCATGAACCGGAGGCATAAAACCGGCAGTTGAACCAGTGCCActcacaaaaataaaaaataacctGGGTCATAAGGATATAGGTGCGGATGTTGCCTATAACCACCCTGCTTAGCCAACTTTCTTGTTAGATTTAAGTAAATGATTGTATTTTACTCTATTTACTATGACACGGATACACAAAACAAATTAATGGTATAAAAAAGCCAGACATCGAACCGATGAACCGGTGGTCCGACCAGTAAAAACCTGAACCGACGGCCTCGCCGGTTCGATCACCGGTTTGGTGTTTTAAACTATGCATAGATGCTGCACTCCATATGATCTTTCTTACCATCGGTTTAATTTAATTTGTCTGTTTGATGTTTTCTCCTCTCACAGGTCCTATAAACTTTGTGGTGGCACCGTATAACGGTAGCTTGCCGCAGCTTGTCTATAACCCCTATTCATGGTCCAAGGTGAGGTCTCCGGCACACAAGATGTTTCAGTTCCTTCAATTATACATCCGTTTGAGTGACAATTATTTCTGAACGGTGGGGGTATTTATTAATTAATCTGCAAGTCTGCAGATTGCAAGCATCATCTTCTTGGATACTCCCGTCGGCGCTGGATTCTCGTATGCTCATGATCCCAAAGGTTACGATGTTGGAGACATATCGTCTTCTTGGCAAGTTGTTACATTTCTGGACAAGGTGAAAAGAAGGCTACACATGTTGTGGTCTTCCTTCATAATTGAAATATTTATCTCTTCTTATTACGTCATATGCCTATATTTGCAGTGGTTCAGCGATCACCCACGCTATGCTTCAAATCCTTTTTACATTGGAGGAACTTCATATGCTGGAAAGGTTGTTCCACTTATTGCACAATACATTTCACAAGGTATGTAACTCTAGATAACACGATGCATTTTCATGTAAATATACATAAATCATGTCTTAAACAAGAGCCCTTTCGATAATCACCACATGTCCACACAGACACATTTAAGCAagacattttccttattttttataAATAAGTGATATTAGAACCCCTCGCCCATGCATCATTGCGATGTTCGCCACCATCTTTATGGAAGTTTTTTTGCCATAACATCTTTATTAAAGTTTTGCTTTATTAAAGTTGATGCAATGCAATGGCGCAAAACATATCAACAATTAGAGTACATAGCGTAGACAACTAAATACTCATTACAAAATATGAACATAACACCTATGACTAATTTGACTTTTTTGCAACAACGCCTTAAAGGGATATACGCCCTCACGCCGTCGTTACCATGCAGAGACGGATCCAACATGGTGTAAGGGTGGGGCAGGCCACATCCTACGAAATAGAAGTAGTTAGAATAATGAGGTGACATACATGGTGAGGTGGGAAATGTTGGGAAATAGAATAGTGAATTTGATGAGGTGTCATGCATGGAGAGGTGggatgtgtgcatgcatgttgagagaaataaatGTAGTAGGGTTGATGAGGTGGCATTCATGAGTTGTGCGCATGTTGAAATAATAAATAGAAGTTGTAGGGACCAATTAATTAGATAAATAGGATCTGAATACTTTGTCTATCAATTGCTTATCCAACTAAAACTCCGTATAGCCTTGTAAAATAGAAAATTGTAATATTGTTAAAATATTTTTCAAGGCAAATCCAAATGTCCAATCTAAGATAATTTATAAATATAGTAGCCAAGTAAATATTTGGACTAGACCCTGATTCAAAATGACGCATTCTCTTTAACCGTGAGAGTAGTAACTTAATTATGACTTACACGTAGCGTACCACACAAGTGGTACCTTTACAAGAAAATTTCTATAAATCAAACATTGTCACAGTGTCATGTCTTGGTTAAAAGCGGCGAGGGGCTAGGTTTTCCTCGTTTTTAAGTTCATGGACCAAATGTAGACTTGACAACAATTGACGGAATAAAAAAATACAATTTCTTAAATTTAAATGTTGTTCTTTCCCTTTATTTTGCTCAGATAGATTTCTAGTGTCTCCACCATTTAGCTTGGACATGGACCAATTCATGTTTCGAATTTTTCTCATTGATcctcttatcctagtaatcccttcaTAATGTGATGACATTCTTTTCGTTCTTACTTTACTCCAGGAAACGAACAAAGAAGGCAAGATGAGATTAATCTCAAGGTGTCAAATGATAGTTAGTATTAGATAGTATATATATTTAATGGTAACAACAAAAGAGATACACAAGTAATGTGAAATCATAatgttttcctttttgttttatcAATTCAATATTTTACAGGGCTATTTAGTTGGCAACCCTATTACAGGCTTAAGGTTTGATGATTTCAATTCCAGAATACCATATGGTCATGGTGTTGGAATCATTTCTGATCAACTATATGAGGTAATTCCATATTCATATGTTTTAACAAAGAGCAGTGACAAAATCATGGATCttgttttccttttccttttccttttcaaaGGCTGCAATGGAGAATTGTGAAGGTAATTATgtaagcaacaacaacaacaacaacaaagcctttagtcccaagcaagttggggtaggctagaggtgaaacccataagatctcgcaaccaactcatggctctggcacatggatagcaagcttccacgcacccctgtccatagctagctctttgtcgatactccaatccttctggtctctcttaacggactcctcccatgtcaaaatcggtcgaccccgccctctcttgacattcgccgcacgctttagccgtccgctatgcactagagcttctggaggcctgcgctgaatatgcccaaaccatctcaaacgatgttggacaagcttctcctcaattggtgctaccccaactctatctcgtatatcatcattccggactcgatccttcctcgtgtggccacacatccatctcaacatacgcatctccgccacacctaactgttgaacatgtcgccttttagtcggccaacactccgcgccatacaacattgcgggtcgaaccgccgtcctgtagaacttgccttttagcttttgtggcactctcttgtcatagagaatgccagaagcttggcgccacttcatccatccggctttgatttgatggttcacatcttcatcaatacccccatcctcctgcaacattgaccccaaataccgaaaggtgtccttccgaggtaccacctggccatcaaggctaacctcctcctcctcacagctagtagtactgaaaccgcacatcatgtactcggttttagttctactaagcctaaaccctttcgatttcaaggtttgtctccataactctaacttcctatttacccccgtccgactatcgtcaactagcaccacatcatccgcaaagagcatacaccatgggatatctccttgtataccccttgtgacctcatccatcaccaatgcaaaaagataagggctcaaagctgacccctgatgcagtcctatcttaatcgggaagtcatcggtgtcgacatcacttgttcgaacacttgtcacaacattattgtacatgtccttgatgagggtaatgtactttgctgggactttgtgtttctccaaggcccaccacatgacattccgcggtatcttatcataggccttctccaagtcaatgaacaccatatgcaagtccttcttatgctccctatatctctccataagttgtcgtaccaagaaaatggcttccatggtcgaccttccaggcatgaaaccaaactaatttttggtcacgcttgtcattcttcttaagcggtgctcaatgactctctcccatagcttcattgtatggctcatcagtttaattccacggtaattagtacaactctgaacatccccttgttcttgaagattggtactaatatactccgtctccattcttctggcatcttgtttgcccgaaaaatgaggttgaaaagcttggttagccatactatcgctatgtccccgagacctttccacacctcaatggggatacaatcagggcccatcgccttgcctccttttatcctttttaaagcctccttcacctcagactcctggatgcgccgcacaaaacgcatgctggtctcatcaaaggagtcattcagttcaatggtagaactctcattctccccattgaacagcttgttgaAGGTAATTATGTAAGCCCAATGAATAAAATGTGCGCTGCGGTTATAAATACCATTGAAAATGTAAGTTTATTTTACTGAAAAATTATTTCTCCGAAATCACGTATAGTAGCTACCATTTGATTAATGCACTGGTCTCTCAGCTCATTTCTGAACTGTACAAAGAATATATCTTGGGTGATAGATGTGTACATGATGCACCAAAACCTGTGAAGAATGATACTTCAAGAAGTAGGTTTATGTCAGAAGAACAATTTCAGCTAAGCAAATCATCTCCTCATCCTACTATCAATTGTTTCGTAAGTTAGTCTTATCCCTGGAGTGTTACTTCATTAGAAGATTTGATAGAGTGTGAATTGTTGAATTATATGAATTCCTCGTTCCTCTAATGTGAATTTGTCTACATTGCTTTCTGAAATGCAGAATTACCGGTACTACCTGTCTAACATTTGGGCAAATGATCACAggactagagatgctcttaggatcAAGAAGGTAACCAATTGATATCTTTTCTGTTTGTCTAAATGGCTAGAGGCCTTTATGATTTTTATTTTTAACGCTTGATTTTCTCAATGAAATCGACATTCAACTCCATTtcatcaaaaaggaaaaaaaaatcttcCTCAAAGAATGCCTACATAGTAAGGTTATGCGTGCTTCTGTTGCTCTGAAGTTAAACTGGCTGCCATCATATGCTTACAAATTATTTGGAATGATGTTGTGATGATTATTGACTACACAAGTATGGCATATAGGGAACCATTGGCACGTGGGTAAGATGCATCAAAGGATTCCCTTATGCGTACAACGTTCCAAGTAGCATAGAGTATCAGTTCAACCTCACCACCAGGGGTTACCGTGCGCTTGTGTTCAGGTGAAAAGACCAAAGGAGAATTCTCGAGTTGTAACATACAACTACGTTTTCTCTTGCGAGAGGACCTATTTGTGTTTTTCTATATTTTTTCCACCACTTAAAATCATGACCTGTGAGTGCAGCGGAGACCATGATATGGTGGTACCACATTTGGGAACACAGGCTTGGATAAGATCCTTCAACTTCTCCATTGTTGATGACTAGAGAGCATGGCATGTTGATGGCCAGTCTGCAGGGTCAAGTCATCTGACTCTTATCCTTTAAATTGTGCCAtcctcctctctctttcttttcttgttcttagaCCAAGCATAAAAATTGTTAACCCTTTCCAGTGATTACAATCTGACTGAACCTCCTCACTCAGTAAACCAGGAGTTACATCAAAGCATATAAAGGTCTCAATGCTACACCAATGATGGGCAGCATGTCTTCTGTAGAATAACTCATACTCGTATAGAACTTTGCAAAAGACAGCTTATGTTGCATATAATTTAACAAAGGTTGTTTGTTTAGGGCTCTATTATTCTATAAAGCCAGGCGCATTGGCGCCTTCTGTCTACAATTGATATGTTAGCAACAGTATGTTATGCTGCCAAGGGATTACAACACCCCGCCAGCAAACGAATTGTACATGCTTTCACATTTTAATTATGTTAGTTTTGTGTTATTTGATTAGGAATACATTCTTTCTATGCAGATATACAATTGGTTATGCCAATCACATGACATTTGCGACAATAAAGGTATATCGTTCTCCTTTCTACATATATTTATGCATAATACAAACCCCGTTACATATGTTACTTATAATGTATAGAGGATGCAGATGTGGCAGTATAAAACCGTGAATTTGCTTCTTACGTACGTAGGGTGGTGGTCATACAGCAATCAGCTTCCGGCCTAAACAAGGATTTGCCATGGGTCAGCGGTGGCTGGACAATGAGCCGCTGTGATGCGCCTGCTTTGGTTGTACTGTTTTCTTGTGCTTACAGTCCTTGCAAGTTCTCCTTTCTTCTTACAGTTACGCTTCTGTGGCCCGATAGAACAAGTATGTTCTTGCAACTCATTTAGGCCAATGGGGGTTGGGTCCTCTAGTTTACTTTTGTAAGTTGAGTTGATCCTGCTTGCTTCCATAACTTTGTTACATGTGTTTTTCTCTTATGGCGTACTAGTCATTTAGGGTTGAGCATGCAACAGCTTATGTAATAATCATTTTGATCTTCTGTTCTCTAATTCCATTCAGTTGGTGAGTATGTTTCTTTCGCTGTGAGAGTTAGTAAAACAGGTAAAGTGCACGAGAAATGCTCTTGCAACGAACAATTTGTTTCCTTAATATACTCTTTTTTTAGAAACGTATTACAGACGCAGACGCTCACAACACGCAcacacactcatccctatgaacacatGCATGCAAACCTATCCATATGAGCACCTATGAAACACTGAGCCAACATATCTTGAGATTGATAAAGTCGCCACAAATGAATCTAAAAACATTGCAtgaagcacaagcatgcaaagggaAGAATCAATTGCTCAACCCAATAATTACTAACTGATTGTAGCGGGATGTAATTGACTTTTTTTTTGCCACGTCACCCCTTCTGGCGGGATCCACCTGTCATAATCATGCTCAAAACGGCCCAAGCCGGCGactagtgttttttgcaaaaaattatgaaaaaaataatgCGTTCTGGCACAATTCCGTAAATGTGTGGTTCCTGCAAACCTAGCCTGAAGTGTCgacgttttttgcaattcactccatTTCAGTTGAATTGCAGTAACCCAAAGATAGTATATTAGGCCTACAAAACCATAGCCGGCCGGTTTGTTGCAAGGGGCACAGAGCAAATAGAAAAGCCAGTTCAAACTCCCACAtaactgcaaccaaataacaggacAAGCTAATGTAAACTACTATCTCTACCTATTGTGCGCCTCTGCATCTTTTTTCTTCCTttccttcgccttgttcttctcacTCCTTTCATCACCgccttccttgctcttcttcttcttcttcttcttgccgccaCCCTTCTCCTCATCGAACAGACTGCTCCTTCGCTGTCTCCGAAATAGGTGATCCTTGTTAGGTTAATCCAAACAAATTTGAATTTGGCTAGAAGTGTGCTAGTTATGTACGGTTAGGACTAGTCAGCGTTGCCGGTAATTAGATTAGGAAAGTACCTAGTACGTACTAGTATTTGGGGTAGGAAGAGTCCGGCTAGGATTGTGTTGCCCGGGCAGTACTAGTTTGAGTCTAGCTTGGTTTAGGTGTCGAGGGTTGGCA encodes:
- the LOC119349488 gene encoding serine carboxypeptidase-like 18, which gives rise to MSFHVLPLLLLLHLVARLPASTRAPAVVTHLPGFDGPLPFHLETGYVGVEEETGTELFYYFVESERSPGTDPVILWLTGGPRCSGFCGMVFQVGPINFVVAPYNGSLPQLVYNPYSWSKIASIIFLDTPVGAGFSYAHDPKGYDVGDISSSWQVVTFLDKWFSDHPRYASNPFYIGGTSYAGKVVPLIAQYISQGNEQRRQDEINLKGYLVGNPITGLRFDDFNSRIPYGHGVGIISDQLYEAAMENCEGNYVSPMNKMCAAVINTIENLISELYKEYILGDRCVHDAPKPVKNDTSRSRFMSEEQFQLSKSSPHPTINCFNYRYYLSNIWANDHRTRDALRIKKGTIGTWVRCIKGFPYAYNVPSSIEYQFNLTTRGYRALVFSGDHDMVVPHLGTQAWIRSFNFSIVDD